The following coding sequences lie in one Portunus trituberculatus isolate SZX2019 chromosome 12, ASM1759143v1, whole genome shotgun sequence genomic window:
- the LOC123502840 gene encoding uncharacterized protein LOC123502840, translating into MASFDVKALFTNVPVVGAMKAVQKVIESVSESELPVNKTDYIKLVSLCVKFGCFTFDDEEFVQHRGLAMGSPLSAVMASLYMELLESESLVRVMGSESLWFRYVDDIIVIMPTDTNVNDKLCKLNEVNEHIQFTVEEEVNGVLPFLDTVIHRKNERAIFSVYRKPTNKDDFVHFFSRHDMKTKSGIVIGFFLRAFRVCSDEFLHDECAYIVEAFKRLMYPPGMLLKLRRKAEEIWKRRENPARREEDFLVVPYSKRTAPVSRLLARTGLRIIHCAGKKTKDIVTNNPPRAENEDSVIYKIPCSGCSSSYIGETGRGLKKRIYEHKMTCATTGPLTR; encoded by the coding sequence ATGGCCAGCTTCGATGTGAAGGCTCTCTTCACGAACGTACCAGTGGTTGGGGCAATGAAAGCGGTGCAGAAAGTAATCGAAAGTGTTAGTGAAAGTGAATTACCAGTGAACAAGACGGATTACATAAAActagtgtctctgtgtgtgaagTTTGGGTGCTTTACGTTCGATGATGAGGAGTTTGTGCAACACAGAGGTTTAGCCATGGGTTCCCCCCTAAGTGCAGTTATGGCTTCCCTCTACATGGAGTTACTCGAAAGCGAGAGTTTAGTGCGTGTAATGGGGAGCGAATCACTGTGGTTTCGTTACGTTGATGACATTATAGTAATAATGCCGACAGACACCAACGTTAACGACAAACTCTGTAAGCTCAACGAAGTAAATGAGCACATACAGTttacagtggaggaggaagttaatGGTGTGTTGCCGTTTCTAGATACCGTGATTCAccgaaaaaatgaaagagcgaTATTTTCCGTATACAGAAAACCCACTAACAAGGATGATTTTGTCCACTTCTTTTCACGGCACGATATGAAAACCAAATCAGGCATAGTAATAGGGTTCTTCTTACGTGCCTTCAGAGTGTGCAGTGATGAATTCTTACACGATGAGTGCGCATACATCGTGGAAGCATTCAAGAGGTTAATGTATCCACCAGGCATGCTCCTAAAACTgaggaggaaagcagaagaaatttggaaaagaagagaaaatccagcaagaagggaagaggatttCCTGGTCGTGCCGTACTCGAAGAGGACGGCACCGGTATCCCGTCTACTCGCGAGGACTGGCCTGAGGATAATCCACTGCGcggggaagaaaacaaaggacatcGTTACCAACAACCCTCCACGAGCAGAAAACGAGGACAGCGTTATCTACAAGATACCGTGCAGTGGATGTTCGTCGTCTTATATTGGCGAAACAGGGCGAggactgaagaagaggatataCGAACATAAAATGACATGCGCCACCACAGGACCTCTAACTCGCTAG
- the LOC123502642 gene encoding uncharacterized protein LOC123502642, whose product MSSGGERPGSEKQEYYRQRRLSSYILRRGFIRDCLEEQVLPKSAPKQLTSKNVPFSDSARAYLREALNTLTDEINALRESGSTDSLPLRLKRKLREEERQQREKLTRKLKELCSHSKWNNAGRLDIIQNLSNTPLNETEMQALSLGLKFDSGQPRFKYNELLNKNYNWKEKDVDKGFKQGVIACYQAIAEDEEPGLPRRFRTALEDLGRRTDIVITQADKGGGVVVMKRTEYVDKMQQLLSDSNTYKKTRTGFAEKEAAKFSKEVRKILSRTDRGKKLIGFLEEAPRPPRMRGLPKLHKPGVPMRPITSGIGSAPHRLAKVLAKPLSVAMGTISSAHLRNSTDLIERIRHVDLAGKKMASFDVKALFTNVPVVGAMKAVQKVIESVSESELPVNKTDYIKLVSLCVKFGCFTFGEEEFVQHRGLAMGSPKCSYGFLYMELLESESLVRVMGSESLWFRYVDDIIVIMPTDTNVNDKLCKLNEVNEHIQFTVEEEVNGVLPFLDIRHSNRVLLTCLQSVQ is encoded by the coding sequence ATGTCAAGTGGTGGTGAAAGACCAGGAAGTGAGAAGCAGGAATACTACAGGCAACGGAGGCTGAGCAGTTATATCCTTAGACGTGGGTTCATACGCGACTGTCTGGAAGAACAGGTTCTCCCAAAAAGCGCTCCAAAACAGCTAACAAGCAAGAATGTCCCATTCAGCGATAGTGCAAGAGCATACCTTCGGGAGGCACTCAACACACTAACCGACGAGATAAACGCACTACGGGAAAGCGGCTCGACGGACTCACTACCCCTACGCCTCAAGAGGAAGCTTAGAGAGGAGGAGCGGCAGCAACGAGAAAAACTGaccagaaaattaaaagaattatGCTCCCACAGCAAATGGAACAACGCAGGACGGCTGGACATCATTCAAAATCTTTCCAACACACCACTGAACGAGACAGAAATGCAAGCTCTGTCCCTGGGATTAAAATTTGACTCAGGACAACCTAGATTCAAATACAACGAACTGCtcaacaaaaactacaactgGAAGGAGAAGGACGTCGACAAGGGCTTCAAACAAGGAGTCATAGCGTGCTACCAGGCGATCGCCGAGGATGAAGAGCCTGGACTGCCAAGGAGGTTTCGCACTGCATTAGAGGATCTCGGCAGACGCACGGACATCGTGATAACTCAAGCGGATAAAGGCGGCGGCGTAGTGGTAATGAAGAGGACCGAATACGTGGACAAGATGCAGCAGTTGCTTAGTGACAGCAACACTTACAAGAAAACTAGAACAGGATTCGCAGAAAAAGAGGCCGCCAAATTCAGCAAAGAAGTGAGGAAGATTTTATCTAGAacagacagaggaaagaaactaATTGGCTTTCTCGAAGAGGCACCACGTCCACCAAGGATGAGAGGGCTCCCAAAACTACACAAACCAGGAGTCCCGATGAGACCTATAACATCGGGAATAGGAAGCGCTCCTCACCGGCTCGCGAAAGTATTGGCGAAACCGCTATCAGTAGCAATGGGAACCATCAGCAGCGCCCACTTACGCAACTCTACGGACCTTATCGAACGGATACGTCACGTGGACCTTGCGGGGAAGAAGATGGCCAGCTTCGATGTGAAGGCTCTCTTCACGAACGTACCAGTGGTTGGGGCAATGAAAGCGGTGCAGAAAGTAATCGAAAGTGTTAGTGAAAGTGAATTACCAGTGAACAAGACGGATTACATAAAActagtgtctctgtgtgtgaagTTTGGGTGCTTTACGTTCGGTGAGGAGGAGTTTGTGCAACACAGAGGTTTAGCCATGGGTTCCCCTAAGTGCAGTTATGGCTTCCTCTACATGGAGTTACTCGAAAGCGAGAGTTTAGTGCGTGTGATGGGGAGCGAATCACTGTGGTTTCGTTACGTTGATGACATTATAGTAATAATGCCGACAGACACCAACGTTAACGACAAACTCTGTAAGCTCAACGAAGTAAATGAGCACATACAGTttacagtggaggaggaagttaatGGTGTGTTGCCGTTTCTAGATATCAGGCATAGTAATAGGGTTCTTCTTACGTGCCTTCAGAGTGTGCAGTGA